In Arvicola amphibius chromosome 1, mArvAmp1.2, whole genome shotgun sequence, one DNA window encodes the following:
- the Fem1a gene encoding protein fem-1 homolog A, whose product MDLHTAVYNAAHDGKLQLLQKLLAGRGREELDELLGEVAGGGTPLLIAARRGHLDVVEYLVDHCGASVEAGGSVHFDGETIEGAPPLWAASAAGHLAVVRSLLRRGASVNRTTRTNSTPLRAACFDGHLDVVRYLVGEHKADLEVANRHGHTCLMISCYKGHREIARYLLERGAQVNRRSAKGNTALHDCAESGSLEILQLLLGCHARMERDGYGMTPLLAASVTGHTNIVEYLIQEQPGQGHLSGAELPGEGSPQGASSGRSTPEEAEPYESCCPTSREAAVEALELLGATYVDKKRDLLGALKHWRRAMELRHQGGDYLPKPEPQQLVLAYDYSREVTTPQELEALITDPDEMRMQALLIRERILGPSHPDTSYYIRYRGAVYADSGNFERCIRLWKYALDMQQSNLEPLSPMTASSFLSFAELFSYVLQDRSAKGNLGMQLGFPDLMGVLSKGVREVERALQLPKEPGDSAQFTKAIAIILHLLYLLEKVECTPSQEHLKHQTVYRLLKCAPRGKNGFTPLHMAVDKETTNVGRYRVGVFPSLHVVRVLLDCGADPDSRDFDNNTPLHIAAQNNCPAIMDALIEAGAHMDATNAFKKTAYELLDAKLLAKSTVQPFNYVTLQCLAARALDRNKVPYKGFIPEELEAFIQLH is encoded by the coding sequence ATGGATCTGCACACGGCGGTGTACAATGCGGCTCACGACGGCAAGCTGCAACTGCTGCAGAAGCTGCTGGCCGGCCGCGGGCGGGAGGAGCTGGACGAGCTGCTGGGCGAGGTGGCGGGCGGCGGCACGCCGCTGCTGATCGCCGCGCGCCGCGGACACCTGGACGTGGTGGAGTACCTGGTGGACCACTGCGGCGCCAGCGTGGAGGCGGGCGGCTCGGTGCACTTCGACGGCGAGACGATCGAGGGCGCGCCGCCGCTGTGGGCCGCGTCGGCGGCGGGCCACCTGGCCGTGGTGCGGAGCCTGCTGCGCCGCGGCGCCTCGGTCAACCGCACCACCCGCACCAACTCCACGCCGCTGCGCGCCGCCTGCTTCGACGGCCACCTGGATGTGGTGCGCTACCTGGTGGGCGAGCACAAGGCCGACCTGGAGGTAGCCAACCGCCACGGCCACACGTGCCTCATGATCTCTTGCTACAAGGGCCACCGCGAGATCGCGCGCTACCTGCTGGAGCGCGGCGCGCAGGTGAACCGGCGCAGCGCCAAGGGCAACACGGCCCTGCACGACTGCGCTGAGTCCGGCAgcctggagatcctgcagctgctgctgggCTGTCACGCGCGCATGGAGCGCGACGGCTATGGCATGACCCCGCTGCTGGCCGCCAGCGTCACCGGGCACACCAACATCGTGGAGTACCTCATCCAGGAGCAGCCCGGCCAGGGGCATCTCTCGGGGGCGGAGCTGCCCGGGGAAGGGTCCCCCCAGGGGGCAAGTAGCGGCCGGTCCACCCCTGAGGAAGCAGAGCCTTATGAGAGCTGCTGCCCCACCAGCCGTGAAGCGGCCGTGGAGGCTTTGGAGCTGCTGGGAGCCACCTACGTGGATAAGAAAAGGGATCTGCTCGGAGCCCTGAAGCACTGGAGAAGGGCGATGGAGCTCCGCCACCAGGGTGGGGACTACCTCCCCAAGCCCGAGCCCCAACAGCTGGTTCTGGCCTACGACTATTCCAGGGAGGTGACCACGCCCCAAGAGCTGGAGGCCCTCATCACAGATCCTGATGAGATGCGGATGCAGGCCCTGCTGATACGGGAGAGGATCCTGGGCCCCTCGCACCCTGACACTTCATACTACATAAGGTACCGGGGTGCTGTCTACGCAGACTCTGGAAATTTCGAGCGCTGTATCCGTCTTTGGAAGTATGCCTTGGATATGCAGCAGAGCAACCTGGAGCCCCTGAGCCCCATGACGGCCAGCAGCTTCCTGTCATTTGCGGAGCTCTTCTCCTATGTGCTGCAGGACCGCTCCGCCAAGGGCAACCTGGGCATGCAGCTTGGTTTCCCCGACCTCATGGGCGTGCTCAGCAAAGGGGTGCGGGAAGTGGAGCGGGCcctgcagctgcccaaggagccgGGGGACTCGGCGCAGTTCACCAAAGCCATCGCCATCATCCTCCATCTGCTGTACCTGCTGGAGAAGGTGGAGTGCACCCCTAGCCAGGAACACCTCAAGCACCAGACAGTCTACCGCCTGCTCAAGTGTGCCCCGCGCGGCAAGAACGGCTTCACCCCACTGCACATGGCAGTGGACAAGGAGACCACCAACGTGGGCCGCTACCGCGTGGGCGTCTTCCCCTCCCTGCATGTGGTCAGGGTGCTGCTGGACTGCGGCGCTGACCCCGACAGCCGGGACTTCGACAACAACACTCCGCTGCACATTGCTGCCCAAAACAACTGCCCAGCCATCATGGATGCGCTCATCGAGGCCGGGGCCCACATGGACGCCACCAACGCCTTCAAGAAGACTGCCTATGAGCTGCTGGACGCCAAGCTGCTGGCCAAGAGCACCGTGCAGCCCTTCAACTATGTAACACTGCAGTGCCTGGCCGCCCGTGCCCTGGACAGGAACAAGGTCCCTTATaagggcttcatcccagaggagCTGGAGGCCTTCATCCAGCTGCACTGA